From Triticum aestivum cultivar Chinese Spring chromosome 4A, IWGSC CS RefSeq v2.1, whole genome shotgun sequence, a single genomic window includes:
- the LOC123088228 gene encoding GDSL esterase/lipase At5g45910 produces MGSGGRLVLAAFVAVALAILHPSAEAASLRGGGPFDSIFAFGDSFTDTGNNPIVFGWYNVFDVVMRPPYGMTSFGGCPTGRNCNGRLIIDFIAQGLGLPLVPPYLSHKGSFRQGANFAVGGATALNSSFFHTGDPPGASPFPLNTSLEVQLGWFEELKPSLCQTDQEFKDFFGRSLFFVGEFGINDYHYSYGKKSMQEIRAFVPDLIQTIAMGAERVIEHGAKTLVVPGMIPSGCAPPILVTFEDADASEYDATTGCLKEPNEIVKLHNSLLRDAVQKLRAEHPDVTIIHTDLFNHVMEMVKSPEKFGIKKDDVLRVCCGGCGRYHYNLSVACGDEAAMTCEDPSTHLFWDGVHLTEAAYHHIAEDWLNTIVSSLPTTASS; encoded by the exons ATGGGTAGTGGTGGCAGGTTGGTGTTGGCTGCCTTCGTGGCGGTGGCGCTCGCCATCTTGCACCCATCGGCTGAGGCAGCATCCCTCCGTGGTGGTGGTCCGTTCGACTCCATCTTCGCCTTTGGCGACTCCTTCACGGACACAGGCAACAACCCCATCGTCTTCGGCTGGTACAACGTCTTTGACGTCGTGATGCGCCCTCCCTACGGCATGACCTCCTTCGGTGGCTGCCCCACTGGCCGCAACTGCAACGGCCGCCTCATCATCGACTTCATCG CTCAAGGCTTAGGCTTGCCTCTTGTGCCGCCGTACCTGTCACACAAGGGGAGCTTCCGGCAGGGTGCCAACTTCGCCGTCGGTGGTGCCACCGCTCTCAACTCCAGCTTCTTCCACACCGGTGACCCTCCCGGCGCCAGCCCGTTCCCCCTCAACACCAGCCTTGAAGTGCAGCTTGGCTGGTTTGAGGAGCTCAAGCCTTCCTTGTGCCAAACGGACCAAG AGTTCAAGGATTTCTTTGGGAGATCGCTCTTCTTCGTGGGTGAATTCGGAATCAACGACTACCACTACTCGTACGGGAAGAAGAGCATGCAGGAAATCAGAGCATTCGTCCCAGATCTCATTCAGACCATCGCCATGGGTGCCGAG AGAGTGATCGAGCACGGGGCGAAGACTCTAGTCGTCCCTGGGATGATCCCATCCGGATGCGCGCCACCGATCCTCGTCACCTTTGAGGACGCCGATGCTTCGGAATATGACGCCACCACCGGCTGTCTCAAGGAGCCCAACGAGATCGTGAAGCTCCACAACTCTCTGCTGCGAGACGCGGTCCAGAAGCTGCGGGCGGAGCACCCcgatgtgaccatcatccacacCGACCTGTTCAACCACGTTATGGAGATGGTCAAGTCGCCTGAAAAATTCG GGATTAAAAAAGACGATGTTCTTAGAGTTTGCTGTGGAGGATGTGGGAGGTACCACTACAACCTCTCGGTCGCTTGTGGTGACGAAGCCGCGATGACGTGCGAGGATCCGTCCACTCATCTATTCTGGGACGGTGTCCACTTGACGGAGGCAGCTTACCACCACATTGCTGAAGATTGGCTCAACACCATAGTAAGCAGCCTGCCTACAACAGCTAGCTCTTAA
- the LOC123088227 gene encoding B3 domain-containing protein Os06g0194400, with translation MAGAVAYEEQRRRQVEENRRKLDQLKLHHLSAALRDAAAAPRPSPAKSAKRKPRGPPPADAPPRRSGRVASLPEQPNYRFEDTYADIKKSIRGSRTHSTRTDLIDRVYATEEARTHATDKAEQLQAKLDPSHPSFVKPMTQSHVTGGFWLGLPKQFCTKHLPKRDEWITLVDEKGAESDSYYLVRKWGLSAQWKAFAINHKLVDGDCLVFERIHQTRFKVHIFRQSSYYE, from the exons ATGGCCGGAGCGGTCGCGTACGAGGAGCAGCGCCGGCGGCAGGTGGAGGAGAACAGGCGCAAGCTCGACCAGCTCAAGCTGCACCACCTCTCCGCCGCCCTtagggacgccgccgccgcccccaggccCTCGCCG GCCAAATCTGCCAAGCGGAAGCCTCGAGGGCCGCCGCCGGCGGATGCCCCGCCCCGGCGCTCCGGCCGCGTAGCCAGCCTCCCGGAGCAGCCCAACTACCGGTTCGAG GATACCTATGCTGACATTAAGAAGAGTATCAG GGGAAGCAGGACGCACAGCACAAGGACTGACTTGATTGATCGAGTCTACGCGACCGAAGAAGCCAGAACCCATGCCACCGACAAGGCCGAACAGCTGCAGGCCAAGCTGGACCCCAGCCACCCCAGTTTTGTCAAGCCCATGACCCAGTCTCACGTCACCGGAGGCTTCTGGCTA GGCCTCCCCAAGCAGTTCTGCACCAAGCATCTCCCAAAGCGCGATGAGTGGATCACTCTGGTGGATGAAAAGGGTGCCGAGTCCGATTCGTACTACCTTGTGCGCAAGTGGGGCCTCAGCGCCCAGTGGAAGGCGTTCGCCATCAACCACAAGCTGGTCGATGGTGACTGCCTGGTGTTCGAGCGCATCCACCAGACAAGGTTCAAG GTCCACATTTTCAGACAAAGTTCATATTATGAATAA
- the LOC123088226 gene encoding uncharacterized protein isoform X1, translating into MAAVGLLGVCPAPAPGGPARQAGASPAAGSWGWRARPRSLRSVPPPGGAGRGGARAARPPRAAMGGGDLYALDFDGVFCDSCGESSLSAVKAAKVRWPWVFEQVDAALEEWIVEQMHTLRPVIETGYENLLLVRLLVEIKIPSVRKSSVADGLSIQDILENWSKLLPTLMDEWQEDRESLVDLFGRVRDDWLENDLSGWIGANRFYPGTADALKLSSSELYIVTTKQSRFTGALLKELAGVDFPSERIYGLGTGPKVKVLQQLQEMPQHQGLTLHFIEDRLATLKNVMKEPALDKWNLYLVKWGYNTQKEREEAGDIPRIQLIDLPDFSKQLK; encoded by the exons ATGGCCGCCGTTGGTCTTCTCGGCGTGTGTCCAGCTCCGGCGCCCGGCGGCCCGGCGAGACAGGCGGGGGCTTCACCGGCCGCGGGTAGCTGGGGCTGGCGCGCCCGCCCGCGCTCCCTTCGGTCCGTTCCGCCGCCCGGAGGAGCGGGGAGGGGCGGGGCAAGGGCGGCGAGGCCCCCGCGCGCCGCGATGGGCGGCGGCGACCTGTACGCCCTCGACTTCGACGGCGTCTTCTGCGACAGCTGCGGGGAGAGCTCCCTCTCCGCCGTCAAG GCCGCCAAGGTGAGGTGGCCGTGGGTGTTTGAGCAGGTCGACGCCGCCTTGGAGGAGTGGATTGTGGAGCAGATGCACACC CTTCGTCCAGTGATAGAAACAGGATATGAGAACCTGTTGCTTGTAAGGTTGCTTGTTGAGATCAAGATACCCTCTGTTCGAAAATCATCA GTTGCAGATGGCCTTAGCATCCAAGATATATTGGAGAACTGGTCAAAACTGTTGCCCACTCTCATGGATGAGTGGCAAGAAGATAGGGAATCTCTTGTAGATCTCTTTGGCCGTGTAAGGGATGACTGGCTTGAAAATGATTTGTCTGGCTGGATAGGTGCTAACAG GTTTTATCCTGGGACGGCTGATGCTTTAAAGCTTTCAAGCTCTGAACTTTACATAGTCACAACAAAACAG AGTAGATTTACTGGAGCGCTACTCAAAGAATTGGCTGGAGTAGATTTTCCCTCTGAAAGGATATATGGCCTTGGCACTGG TCCAAAGGTAAAAGTTCTCCAGCAGTTGCAGGAAATGCCACAGCACCAAGGTCTAACACTTCA TTTCATCGAGGACCGACTAGCGACTCTGAAGAACGTGATGAAAGAACCAGCGCTGGACAAATGGAACCTCTACCTGG TGAAATGGGGATACAACACACAGAAAGAGAGGGAAGAAGCAGGGGACATACCAAGGATCCAACTCATTGATCTCCCAGATTTCAGTAAGCAGCTGAAATAA
- the LOC123088226 gene encoding uncharacterized protein isoform X2, producing MAAVGLLGVCPAPAPGGPARQAGASPAAGSWGWRARPRSLRSVPPPGGAGRGGARAARPPRAAMGGGDLYALDFDGVFCDSCGESSLSAVKLRPVIETGYENLLLVRLLVEIKIPSVRKSSVADGLSIQDILENWSKLLPTLMDEWQEDRESLVDLFGRVRDDWLENDLSGWIGANRFYPGTADALKLSSSELYIVTTKQSRFTGALLKELAGVDFPSERIYGLGTGPKVKVLQQLQEMPQHQGLTLHFIEDRLATLKNVMKEPALDKWNLYLVKWGYNTQKEREEAGDIPRIQLIDLPDFSKQLK from the exons ATGGCCGCCGTTGGTCTTCTCGGCGTGTGTCCAGCTCCGGCGCCCGGCGGCCCGGCGAGACAGGCGGGGGCTTCACCGGCCGCGGGTAGCTGGGGCTGGCGCGCCCGCCCGCGCTCCCTTCGGTCCGTTCCGCCGCCCGGAGGAGCGGGGAGGGGCGGGGCAAGGGCGGCGAGGCCCCCGCGCGCCGCGATGGGCGGCGGCGACCTGTACGCCCTCGACTTCGACGGCGTCTTCTGCGACAGCTGCGGGGAGAGCTCCCTCTCCGCCGTCAAG CTTCGTCCAGTGATAGAAACAGGATATGAGAACCTGTTGCTTGTAAGGTTGCTTGTTGAGATCAAGATACCCTCTGTTCGAAAATCATCA GTTGCAGATGGCCTTAGCATCCAAGATATATTGGAGAACTGGTCAAAACTGTTGCCCACTCTCATGGATGAGTGGCAAGAAGATAGGGAATCTCTTGTAGATCTCTTTGGCCGTGTAAGGGATGACTGGCTTGAAAATGATTTGTCTGGCTGGATAGGTGCTAACAG GTTTTATCCTGGGACGGCTGATGCTTTAAAGCTTTCAAGCTCTGAACTTTACATAGTCACAACAAAACAG AGTAGATTTACTGGAGCGCTACTCAAAGAATTGGCTGGAGTAGATTTTCCCTCTGAAAGGATATATGGCCTTGGCACTGG TCCAAAGGTAAAAGTTCTCCAGCAGTTGCAGGAAATGCCACAGCACCAAGGTCTAACACTTCA TTTCATCGAGGACCGACTAGCGACTCTGAAGAACGTGATGAAAGAACCAGCGCTGGACAAATGGAACCTCTACCTGG TGAAATGGGGATACAACACACAGAAAGAGAGGGAAGAAGCAGGGGACATACCAAGGATCCAACTCATTGATCTCCCAGATTTCAGTAAGCAGCTGAAATAA